In Romboutsia lituseburensis, a genomic segment contains:
- a CDS encoding nitrogenase component 1: MYSLDILNKLDDINEDKDIKSLSHAIFPGTHCPLFGVALTASYIKNMPLVVVGTSECTYYTKNFAYHRQKGKDSVYSIALKEKEVVFGAQKIVENAIKQIIEIENPDAVMIVTTCVPELIGEDYSSIKYSLEDIVDIPIFVVNTEHFKCNSHIPGMSRALKSLSSAMKKCENQSGVNILGHRQDDVENTELVKLLKNHNVNINTVIPSKCDIKSINNAPKSKLNIVTDMIALDLAKEMQKKFDIDYVYFDKHMNKETILKNYEKLGKVLEIDLISDLQEEIKIYDELFEKCSNLLNNKKLIYGNTPMMAFETVDFLSDLGLEPLFVQVRELYDQDIKYKENISKKGFNPYISRIANIAPLRHLYDEIGANIYIGHENPMLLKQKGLTQITLDSHAQKIGYELPIGIMKDLIKLFETDKEKIGGMMHASL, encoded by the coding sequence AGATATTAAGAGTTTGTCTCATGCTATATTTCCAGGGACTCATTGTCCATTATTTGGAGTAGCGCTTACAGCAAGTTATATAAAAAATATGCCCCTAGTTGTAGTAGGTACAAGTGAATGTACTTACTACACTAAAAATTTTGCATATCATAGGCAAAAAGGTAAAGATAGTGTTTATTCAATAGCATTAAAAGAAAAAGAAGTTGTATTTGGAGCTCAAAAGATAGTTGAAAATGCTATAAAACAAATCATAGAAATAGAAAATCCAGATGCAGTGATGATAGTAACAACATGTGTACCAGAGCTAATAGGAGAAGATTATTCTTCTATAAAATACAGCTTAGAAGATATTGTAGATATACCTATATTTGTAGTTAATACAGAACACTTTAAATGCAACTCACATATACCAGGAATGTCTAGGGCCCTTAAATCATTAAGTAGTGCTATGAAAAAATGTGAAAATCAAAGTGGTGTAAACATACTTGGACATAGACAAGATGATGTTGAAAATACTGAACTTGTAAAACTACTAAAAAATCATAATGTAAATATAAATACAGTAATACCATCAAAGTGTGATATAAAAAGCATTAACAATGCTCCTAAGTCGAAGCTAAATATAGTAACGGACATGATAGCTTTAGACTTAGCAAAAGAGATGCAAAAAAAATTTGATATAGACTATGTTTATTTTGATAAGCATATGAACAAAGAAACGATACTTAAAAACTATGAAAAGTTAGGTAAAGTTCTAGAAATAGATTTAATATCTGATTTACAAGAAGAGATAAAAATTTATGATGAGTTATTTGAAAAGTGCTCAAATTTATTAAATAATAAAAAATTAATTTATGGAAATACACCAATGATGGCATTTGAAACAGTAGATTTTTTAAGTGACTTAGGTCTAGAACCTTTATTTGTTCAAGTTAGAGAATTATATGATCAAGATATAAAATACAAAGAAAATATATCTAAAAAAGGTTTCAATCCATACATAAGTAGGATAGCAAATATAGCTCCACTTAGACATCTATATGATGAAATAGGAGCCAATATATACATAGGTCATGAAAATCCAATGCTTCTAAAGCAAAAAGGTCTTACTCAAATTACTTTAGATTCTCATGCTCAAAAGATAGGATACGAGCTTCCTATAGGAATAATGAAAGACTTAATAAAGTTATTTGAAACTGATAAAGAAAAAATAGGAGGTATGATGCATGCAAGTTTATAA
- a CDS encoding nitrogenase component 1, with translation MQVYKYYPVANDRMGIIWALSSIKGACVIEFGPAGTTHYAVEGIGSLNGEDNAKIYSTHMDQSDVTFGKYDRLENAILEIDENISPSYIFVMASSISSIIGADIKSVCNMLKNKVNAKLIPIPTGGLKEDYNVGIEYILELLVKEVVKENKQDNNRYNIIGYNIDKYNFGSDVKELERIMKELFDKDLNTVFTCNTSIEEIEKASSASLNIVVRKESLKAAKLMKEKYNIPYVYKSLYGLKNTMKFIEDLSTLADFKLNEDKYKKEIEEVKSHIFSIKRKFYFYEGSKKCSLFGDYDTVLGMKDLLEELNLEVDRSEVLYKEEDDLVLSGRSELERMKYLKDAELLILLGDGPSIDMNHRSKLDIQISNPNLDKINIYNYTPYIGFRGCLNIIEKILNIKI, from the coding sequence ATGCAAGTTTATAAATATTATCCTGTTGCTAACGACAGAATGGGAATTATATGGGCATTATCTAGTATAAAAGGTGCATGTGTGATAGAATTTGGACCAGCAGGTACGACTCATTATGCAGTAGAGGGAATCGGAAGTTTAAATGGAGAAGATAATGCAAAAATATATTCAACTCATATGGATCAAAGTGACGTTACATTTGGTAAATATGACAGACTTGAAAATGCTATATTAGAAATTGATGAAAATATATCACCTAGTTATATATTTGTTATGGCATCGTCAATATCTTCTATAATAGGTGCAGATATAAAAAGTGTCTGTAACATGCTTAAAAATAAAGTAAATGCAAAACTTATTCCAATACCTACAGGTGGTCTAAAAGAAGATTACAATGTAGGTATTGAATATATACTAGAATTATTAGTAAAAGAAGTTGTAAAAGAAAATAAACAAGATAACAATAGATACAATATTATAGGATACAACATAGACAAATATAATTTTGGATCAGATGTAAAAGAGTTAGAGAGAATAATGAAAGAGTTGTTTGATAAAGATTTAAACACAGTATTTACATGCAACACGTCTATTGAGGAAATAGAAAAAGCATCAAGTGCAAGTTTAAATATAGTTGTTAGAAAAGAAAGTCTTAAAGCAGCTAAGTTAATGAAAGAAAAGTACAACATACCCTATGTATATAAAAGCTTGTATGGTCTAAAAAATACAATGAAATTTATTGAAGATTTATCAACGCTAGCAGATTTTAAATTAAATGAAGATAAATATAAAAAAGAAATCGAAGAAGTAAAAAGCCATATATTTAGTATAAAAAGGAAGTTTTATTTTTATGAAGGAAGTAAAAAATGTTCTTTATTTGGAGATTACGATACAGTATTAGGAATGAAGGATTTATTAGAAGAACTAAACTTAGAAGTAGATAGAAGTGAAGTTTTATATAAAGAAGAAGATGATTTAGTATTATCAGGGCGTAGTGAGCTTGAAAGAATGAAGTATTTAAAAGATGCTGAACTGCTTATATTACTTGGGGATGGTCCTAGTATAGATATGAATCATAGGTCTAAGCTTGATATACAAATAAGTAATCCTAATTTAGATAAAATAAATATATATAACTATACTCCGTATATAGGATTTAGAGGATGCTTAAATATAATAGAAAAAATACTAAATATTAAAATATAA
- a CDS encoding HugZ family protein — MENLLKNQKSIMISSLNKHNEPAISYAPFVIDNNEIYIYISKAADHYYNLLENKKCAVMAIEDEKECKTIFARERVSFNCEAEKTNENLEEVFKLFDEVHGSQMMMVLRTMDFDLFKLTIKDGRLVKGFGKAYDIEIENNEFKLNQVQGTGHSNN; from the coding sequence ATGGAAAATTTATTAAAAAATCAAAAAAGTATAATGATAAGTTCTTTAAATAAACACAATGAACCAGCAATAAGCTATGCACCTTTTGTTATAGATAATAATGAAATATATATATACATCAGTAAAGCAGCAGATCATTATTATAATTTATTAGAAAATAAAAAATGTGCAGTAATGGCAATTGAAGATGAAAAAGAATGCAAAACAATATTCGCAAGAGAAAGGGTATCTTTCAACTGTGAAGCTGAAAAAACTAATGAGAATTTAGAAGAAGTATTTAAATTATTCGATGAAGTACATGGTAGTCAAATGATGATGGTACTTAGGACTATGGACTTTGATTTATTTAAACTTACTATAAAAGACGGAAGATTAGTTAAAGGATTTGGTAAAGCTTATGATATTGAAATAGAAAATAATGAATTTAAGTTAAACCAAGTTCAAGGAACAGGACATTCAAATAATTAA